A region from the Colwellia sp. PAMC 21821 genome encodes:
- the ubiA gene encoding 4-hydroxybenzoate octaprenyltransferase has protein sequence MSEFTQKLTAIKQITRMDKPIGTYLLLWPTYWALWIASDGWPSLHMLVIFSLGVFFMRSAGCVINDYADRKVDGEVKRTQNRPLVTGALSGSEALQLFATFLLLSFALVLTLSDYTIMLSVVAVFLAASYPFMKRITHFPQVVLGAAFSWGMIMAFAQEQGQIPNVAWLLFFANVIWTVAYDTMYAMVDRDDDLRIGIKSTAVIFGENDKRIILFLQLMTLALLFTVGDILAFGWPYQLSLVIAAGFFCYQQILISERDRDRCFQAFLNNHYVGLVVFIGVTVEYL, from the coding sequence TTGAGTGAGTTTACGCAAAAGCTAACGGCGATAAAGCAAATTACCCGTATGGATAAACCTATAGGTACATATTTATTGCTTTGGCCCACTTACTGGGCATTGTGGATTGCCTCCGATGGTTGGCCGTCGTTGCATATGTTAGTGATATTTAGCTTAGGTGTGTTTTTTATGCGCAGTGCTGGCTGTGTTATTAATGATTATGCTGACCGCAAAGTTGATGGTGAGGTTAAGCGTACTCAAAATCGTCCGTTAGTTACAGGTGCGCTGTCGGGGAGTGAGGCTTTACAACTATTTGCTACCTTCCTTCTGCTTTCCTTTGCTTTAGTACTGACCTTAAGTGATTACACCATAATGCTTTCTGTTGTTGCTGTTTTCTTAGCAGCCAGTTATCCGTTTATGAAGCGAATTACGCATTTTCCCCAAGTGGTATTGGGAGCCGCGTTCAGTTGGGGGATGATCATGGCTTTTGCACAAGAGCAAGGGCAGATACCTAATGTGGCATGGCTATTGTTCTTTGCTAACGTTATATGGACTGTCGCATACGACACTATGTATGCCATGGTCGATCGAGATGATGATTTAAGAATTGGTATTAAGTCAACCGCGGTTATTTTTGGTGAAAATGATAAACGCATTATTTTATTTTTGCAGTTAATGACCTTAGCATTATTATTTACCGTTGGTGATATTCTAGCCTTTGGCTGGCCGTATCAGCTGTCACTTGTTATTGCTGCGGGTTTTTTCTGTTATCAACAAATATTAATTTCCGAACGTGATCGTGACCGTTGTTTTCAGGCATTTTTAAATAATCATTATGTCGGTTTAGTGGTATTTATTGGCGTGACGGTGGAATACTTATAA
- the rplV gene encoding 50S ribosomal protein L22 encodes MEAIATHKFARGSAQKARLVVDQIRGLHVEKALEILTFSNKSAAVLVKKVLDSAIANAEHNEGADIDELIVKTIMVDDGPTMKRIKPRAKGRADRILKRTSHITVIVSDN; translated from the coding sequence ATGGAAGCTATTGCTACACATAAATTTGCCCGTGGCTCTGCACAAAAAGCACGTTTAGTTGTGGATCAAATCCGCGGCTTGCATGTTGAAAAAGCACTTGAAATCTTAACATTTAGCAATAAATCTGCTGCTGTTTTGGTTAAAAAAGTACTTGATTCAGCTATTGCTAATGCAGAACACAATGAAGGTGCAGACATTGATGAGCTTATCGTTAAAACTATTATGGTTGACGATGGCCCAACAATGAAACGTATTAAGCCTCGTGCGAAAGGTCGCGCGGATAGAATCCTTAAGCGTACAAGTCACATTACTGTGATTGTATCTGATAACTAG
- the rpsJ gene encoding 30S ribosomal protein S10: MSNQRIRIRLKAFDHRLIDQSTAEIVDTAKRTGAQVRGPIPLPTRKERFTILTSPHVNKDARDQYEIRTHKRMIDIVEPTEKTVDALMRLDLAAGVDVQISLG, translated from the coding sequence ATGTCAAATCAAAGAATTCGCATTCGTTTGAAAGCGTTCGATCATCGTTTGATTGATCAATCAACAGCTGAAATCGTTGATACTGCTAAACGTACTGGCGCACAGGTTCGTGGTCCAATTCCACTTCCTACACGCAAAGAACGTTTCACTATCTTGACTTCACCACACGTTAACAAAGATGCACGTGATCAGTACGAAATTCGTACTCACAAACGCATGATTGATATCGTAGAACCAACTGAGAAGACTGTAGACGCATTAATGCGTTTAGATCTTGCAGCTGGTGTTGACGTTCAAATCAGCTTGGGTTAA
- a CDS encoding chorismate lyase: protein MTTEHSLFPVQMNANWQAPESVKLTNRLRDWLLDPSSLTARLKSHSQHFRVEVLGQKIEACSAAEANTDIITGEQVLVREVLLYCDEIAQVFARSLLPLSSLTGAQQQLAHLGTQSLGQVLFNHPDLQRKKIEIAAFEQDSSVANLASYLALQTSEETLWGRRSVFVLDKKPLMVAEVFLPGAVAYQK, encoded by the coding sequence ATGACAACAGAACATTCACTATTCCCTGTGCAAATGAACGCAAATTGGCAGGCGCCAGAAAGCGTTAAGCTTACGAATCGCTTACGCGATTGGTTGCTCGATCCTAGTTCATTAACCGCTCGTCTCAAGTCTCATAGTCAGCATTTTCGTGTGGAAGTCCTCGGGCAAAAAATTGAAGCTTGTAGCGCAGCTGAAGCTAATACTGACATTATCACCGGTGAACAGGTATTAGTGAGAGAAGTGCTGCTGTACTGTGACGAAATTGCACAGGTATTTGCGCGAAGCTTATTACCGTTAAGTTCATTAACGGGTGCTCAACAGCAGTTAGCACATTTGGGTACGCAGTCTTTAGGGCAAGTATTGTTTAATCATCCCGACTTGCAGCGTAAAAAAATTGAAATAGCTGCATTTGAACAAGACTCTAGTGTTGCTAACCTGGCTAGTTATTTAGCGCTTCAAACCAGTGAAGAAACATTATGGGGTCGTCGTTCGGTTTTTGTACTTGATAAAAAGCCGTTAATGGTGGCAGAAGTATTTTTACCAGGCGCCGTTGCATATCAAAAATAA
- the glpG gene encoding rhomboid family intramembrane serine protease GlpG: MLEQELRPLVKVTQHNIALLFCNYLQTIQVQAQVKSEDAGFVIYCQLDKHDFAQQEFEQFIAEPYQAKYQQAAWQNGDVTAVNSTSPALLSSFKSQFFSHAGIVTLVVFTLCWLVFIASSLGWGNAVFHHLQFYPQLSVDAVLQAPHRLIGPAFFHFSWLHIVFNTMWWWQLGGSIEQVMGKFSLINLLVISALVSNVGQFFVDGPNFGGLSGVVYALVGYVWWVGWLLPEKGLSLSKPIIGFMLFWLLLGYTSLMPINVANTAHLLGLVSGCILAYIQVLKAKNT; the protein is encoded by the coding sequence ATGTTGGAACAAGAACTGCGACCATTGGTGAAAGTAACGCAACATAATATTGCGTTACTTTTTTGCAATTATCTGCAAACAATTCAGGTTCAAGCGCAGGTTAAAAGTGAAGATGCTGGTTTTGTTATTTATTGCCAGCTCGATAAGCATGACTTTGCTCAACAAGAATTTGAGCAATTCATCGCTGAGCCTTATCAGGCGAAATATCAGCAAGCGGCATGGCAAAACGGCGATGTAACTGCGGTTAATTCGACTTCGCCCGCATTATTAAGTAGTTTTAAAAGCCAGTTTTTTTCTCACGCGGGTATCGTAACCTTAGTGGTATTCACTTTATGTTGGCTGGTTTTTATTGCGAGTAGCTTAGGTTGGGGCAATGCCGTATTTCATCATTTACAATTCTATCCGCAGCTAAGTGTCGATGCAGTTTTACAAGCACCTCATCGATTAATAGGCCCCGCTTTTTTTCACTTCTCGTGGCTACATATTGTTTTTAATACCATGTGGTGGTGGCAATTGGGTGGTTCGATAGAACAAGTCATGGGGAAATTCAGTTTAATCAACTTATTGGTTATATCTGCGTTAGTTTCTAATGTCGGGCAATTTTTTGTTGATGGTCCTAACTTTGGTGGCTTGTCGGGTGTGGTATATGCACTTGTTGGTTATGTTTGGTGGGTAGGCTGGTTGTTGCCTGAAAAAGGCCTGTCACTGTCGAAGCCTATTATCGGCTTTATGCTGTTTTGGTTATTATTGGGTTATACCAGTTTAATGCCGATTAATGTTGCGAACACGGCACATTTATTAGGTTTAGTCAGTGGTTGTATACTTGCTTATATTCAAGTTTTAAAAGCAAAGAATACATAA
- the rplD gene encoding 50S ribosomal protein L4, producing MELALKDASGALEVSETTFGLEFNEALVHQVVVAYAAGARAGTRAQKTRSEVSGGGAKPWRQKGTGRARAGTSRGPIWRTGGVTFAAKPQDHSQKVNRKMYRGAIKSILSELVRQERLVVVENFAVETPKTKELVAKLNALELKDVLIVTPEVDENLFLSARNLYKVDVRDVDGIDPVSLVGFEKVLMTASAVKQLEEMLG from the coding sequence ATGGAATTAGCATTAAAAGACGCTTCAGGCGCTCTTGAAGTTTCTGAAACAACTTTTGGACTTGAGTTTAATGAAGCTCTTGTACACCAAGTAGTAGTTGCTTACGCAGCTGGTGCTCGTGCTGGTACTCGTGCTCAGAAGACTCGTTCAGAAGTTAGTGGCGGTGGCGCAAAACCATGGCGTCAAAAAGGTACTGGCCGTGCACGTGCTGGTACTAGTCGTGGTCCAATCTGGCGTACAGGTGGCGTAACATTCGCTGCTAAGCCACAGGATCACAGCCAAAAAGTTAACCGTAAAATGTACCGTGGTGCGATTAAAAGTATCCTTTCTGAGTTAGTTCGTCAAGAACGCTTAGTCGTGGTAGAAAATTTTGCAGTTGAAACACCAAAAACTAAAGAATTAGTAGCTAAACTAAACGCTTTGGAGTTAAAAGACGTATTAATCGTTACTCCAGAAGTTGATGAGAACTTGTTCTTATCTGCACGCAACTTATATAAAGTTGACGTTCGTGATGTAGACGGTATTGACCCAGTTAGTTTAGTTGGTTTCGAAAAAGTTTTGATGACTGCATCTGCAGTTAAGCAACTTGAGGAGATGTTAGGATGA
- the glpE gene encoding thiosulfate sulfurtransferase GlpE gives MANSEENFKHMQISELHKVLTDETHVVVDIRDPASFQSGHIPNAIHLSNDSLPDFLRSADFDAPVVVCCYHGISSQQAAQFLISQDFTEVYSLDGGFTDWQLQHPDVVER, from the coding sequence ATGGCTAATAGCGAAGAAAATTTTAAACATATGCAAATCAGTGAACTGCATAAAGTGTTAACTGATGAAACACATGTGGTGGTTGATATTCGCGATCCAGCCTCGTTTCAATCGGGGCATATTCCTAACGCTATACATTTAAGTAATGACAGCTTGCCTGATTTTTTGCGTAGCGCTGATTTTGACGCTCCTGTTGTGGTGTGTTGTTATCACGGCATTTCAAGTCAACAAGCGGCGCAGTTTCTGATTAGCCAAGACTTTACCGAAGTGTATTCTTTGGATGGTGGTTTTACTGATTGGCAATTACAACATCCGGATGTTGTTGAACGCTGA
- the rpsS gene encoding 30S ribosomal protein S19, which produces MPRSLKKGPFIDLHLLTKVETAVESGNKKPIKTWSRRSMIIPTMIGLTIAVHNGRQHVPVFVTDEMIGHKLGEFAPTRTYRGHVADKKAKR; this is translated from the coding sequence ATGCCACGTTCTCTCAAGAAAGGTCCATTTATTGACCTACACTTGTTGACGAAGGTAGAGACAGCGGTGGAAAGCGGGAATAAAAAGCCAATTAAGACTTGGTCCCGTCGTTCAATGATCATCCCTACGATGATCGGATTGACCATTGCCGTCCATAATGGCCGTCAACACGTACCTGTATTTGTAACTGATGAAATGATCGGACACAAATTAGGTGAATTTGCACCAACTCGTACTTACCGTGGCCATGTCGCGGATAAGAAAGCGAAGAGATAG
- the rplW gene encoding 50S ribosomal protein L23, which translates to MINEERLLKVLLAPNISEKSTMAAEANNTVVFKVVTTATKAEIKAAVEKLFEVSVDGVRTLNVKGKVKRTGARFGRRSDWKKAYVTLAEGSDIDFVGAES; encoded by the coding sequence ATGATAAACGAAGAACGTTTACTGAAGGTGCTTTTAGCACCAAACATTTCTGAGAAAAGCACAATGGCGGCTGAAGCAAACAACACAGTTGTTTTCAAAGTTGTTACTACTGCTACTAAAGCTGAAATCAAAGCTGCTGTTGAGAAACTTTTCGAAGTTTCAGTTGATGGTGTTCGCACATTAAATGTCAAAGGTAAAGTTAAACGTACTGGTGCTCGTTTTGGTCGCAGAAGCGATTGGAAAAAAGCATACGTTACACTTGCTGAAGGCAGCGACATCGACTTCGTCGGCGCGGAATCATAG
- the rplC gene encoding 50S ribosomal protein L3: MTIGLVGRKVGMTRIFSEDGVSTPVTVLEVEANRVAQVKTVDNDGYSALQVTTGSKKANRVNKPTAGHFAKAGIEAGRGLWEFRLNANEGEGLVTGSEITVELFNDTKLVDVTGTSKGKGFQGGIKRWNFSMQDATHGNSLSHRSNGSIGMCQTPGRVFKGKKMSGHMGAAKVTTQNLELVRVDAERNLLLIKGAVPGAINGSVIIKPAVKA, translated from the coding sequence ATGACTATAGGTCTAGTTGGACGTAAAGTGGGTATGACTCGCATCTTCTCTGAAGATGGCGTATCTACTCCTGTAACCGTCCTAGAAGTTGAAGCGAACCGTGTTGCTCAGGTTAAAACTGTTGACAACGATGGTTATTCAGCGCTTCAAGTTACTACGGGAAGCAAAAAAGCTAACCGTGTTAACAAGCCAACAGCCGGTCACTTTGCGAAAGCTGGTATCGAAGCAGGTCGCGGCCTGTGGGAATTCCGCTTAAATGCGAATGAAGGCGAAGGTCTTGTAACTGGCAGTGAAATCACTGTTGAGTTATTTAACGACACGAAATTAGTAGATGTAACTGGCACCTCAAAAGGTAAAGGTTTCCAAGGTGGTATTAAGCGTTGGAATTTCTCAATGCAAGATGCAACTCATGGTAACTCACTATCTCACCGTTCAAACGGTTCGATAGGTATGTGTCAAACACCAGGTCGTGTTTTCAAAGGCAAAAAAATGTCTGGTCACATGGGTGCTGCGAAAGTAACTACGCAAAACCTTGAATTGGTTCGTGTTGATGCAGAACGTAACTTGCTCCTTATTAAAGGTGCGGTTCCGGGTGCAATCAACGGTAGCGTAATCATCAAACCAGCTGTTAAAGCCTAG
- the fusA gene encoding elongation factor G encodes MADLAKYRNIGIFAHVDAGKTTTTERILKLTGQIHKTGEVHDGESTTDFMEQEAERGITIQSAAVSCFWKDHRFNVIDTPGHVDFTVEVYRSLKVLDGGIGVFCGSGGVEPQSETNWRYANDSKVSRLIFVNKLDRLGANFYRVTDQVKKVLGAHPLIMTLPIGEEDDFVGVVDVLTQKAYIWDETGLPENYTVEDIPAHMVDDAAMYREQMIETALEADEDLLMDYLEGELTPTEEQIKACIRKGTRDIMFFPTYCGSAFKNKGMQLLLDAVVDYLPSPTDVDPQPLTDEEGNANGEYAIVSADETFKALAFKITDDRFGTLTFVRIYSGTLKKGDTILNAATGKTERVGRMCEMQADDRNELTSAQAGDIIAIVGMKSNVQTGHTLCDPKHPIILEAMVFPKPVISISVTPKDKGSTEKMGIAIGKMVAEDPTFQVETDIDSGETILSGMGELHLDIKVDILKRTYGVELAVGKPQVAYRETITQEIDDSYTHKKQSGGSGQFGKIDYIIRPGEPNSGFTFSSKVVGGNVPKEFFPAIEKGFKGMMDTGVLAGFPVLDVEVELYDGGFHAVDSSAVAFELAARGAFRQSIPKAGAQLIEPIMKVDVFTPDDHVGDVIGDLNRRRGMIAGQEAGVSGVRIKADVPLSEMFGYIGTLRTMTSGRGQFSMEFSHYSPCPNNVAETVIAEVKEMQAAKAKAKK; translated from the coding sequence ATGGCAGATTTAGCTAAATACAGAAATATTGGTATCTTCGCTCACGTTGATGCTGGTAAAACAACGACAACTGAACGTATCCTTAAATTAACCGGTCAGATCCATAAAACAGGTGAAGTTCATGACGGTGAGTCAACAACTGACTTCATGGAACAAGAAGCTGAGCGCGGTATTACCATACAGTCTGCTGCGGTAAGCTGTTTTTGGAAAGATCACCGTTTCAACGTTATCGATACTCCTGGTCACGTTGATTTCACCGTTGAAGTTTACCGTTCACTTAAAGTACTTGATGGTGGTATTGGTGTATTCTGTGGTTCTGGTGGTGTTGAACCACAATCAGAAACAAACTGGCGCTATGCGAATGACTCTAAAGTATCTCGTTTAATCTTCGTTAACAAATTAGACCGTTTAGGTGCTAACTTTTACCGTGTAACAGATCAAGTTAAAAAAGTACTAGGTGCTCACCCACTTATTATGACTTTACCAATTGGTGAAGAAGATGATTTTGTAGGTGTTGTAGACGTTTTAACTCAAAAAGCTTACATCTGGGATGAAACAGGTCTTCCAGAAAACTACACAGTTGAAGATATTCCAGCTCATATGGTTGATGATGCAGCTATGTATCGTGAGCAAATGATCGAAACTGCACTAGAAGCAGATGAAGATTTATTAATGGATTACTTAGAAGGTGAATTAACACCTACTGAAGAACAAATTAAAGCCTGTATCCGTAAAGGTACTCGTGACATCATGTTCTTCCCAACATACTGTGGTTCTGCATTCAAAAACAAAGGCATGCAATTATTACTTGATGCCGTTGTTGATTACTTACCGTCTCCTACAGATGTTGATCCACAACCTCTTACTGATGAAGAAGGTAATGCAAATGGTGAGTACGCTATAGTTTCTGCTGATGAAACATTTAAAGCGTTAGCATTTAAAATCACTGATGACCGTTTTGGTACCTTAACTTTCGTACGTATCTACTCGGGTACATTGAAGAAAGGCGATACGATTCTTAATGCTGCAACAGGTAAAACTGAACGTGTTGGCCGTATGTGTGAAATGCAAGCCGATGACCGTAACGAACTTACTTCAGCACAAGCCGGTGATATCATCGCGATTGTTGGTATGAAGAGTAACGTTCAAACAGGTCATACTCTATGTGATCCTAAACACCCAATCATCCTAGAAGCTATGGTATTCCCTAAGCCGGTAATCTCTATCTCTGTAACACCAAAAGATAAAGGTTCAACGGAAAAAATGGGTATTGCTATCGGTAAAATGGTTGCTGAAGATCCAACATTCCAAGTTGAAACTGACATAGATTCAGGTGAAACAATCTTATCTGGTATGGGTGAGCTTCACTTAGATATCAAAGTAGATATTCTTAAGCGTACTTACGGTGTTGAATTAGCTGTTGGTAAACCACAAGTTGCTTATCGTGAAACTATTACTCAAGAAATTGATGATAGCTACACGCATAAGAAACAATCTGGTGGTTCTGGTCAATTTGGTAAAATTGATTATATCATCCGTCCAGGTGAGCCAAACTCTGGTTTTACATTCTCATCAAAAGTTGTTGGTGGTAATGTACCAAAAGAATTCTTCCCAGCTATTGAAAAAGGCTTCAAAGGCATGATGGATACTGGTGTTCTTGCTGGTTTCCCTGTACTTGACGTTGAAGTTGAATTATACGATGGTGGTTTCCATGCTGTCGATTCATCTGCTGTTGCATTTGAACTCGCTGCTCGTGGTGCTTTCCGTCAGTCAATTCCAAAAGCTGGTGCTCAGTTAATCGAACCTATCATGAAAGTTGATGTGTTTACGCCTGATGATCACGTTGGTGATGTTATTGGTGATTTAAACCGTCGTCGTGGCATGATCGCTGGTCAAGAGGCGGGTGTTTCAGGTGTTCGTATTAAAGCTGATGTACCACTTTCAGAAATGTTCGGTTACATCGGAACATTACGTACAATGACATCAGGTCGTGGTCAATTCTCTATGGAATTCTCTCACTACTCTCCATGTCCAAACAACGTAGCAGAAACAGTTATTGCTGAAGTAAAAGAAATGCAAGCAGCTAAAGCTAAAGCTAAAAAGTAA
- the rpsC gene encoding 30S ribosomal protein S3, with the protein MGQKVHPNGIRLGITKPFASTWFASNKDFAANLHGDHLVREYLTEKLKRASLSKIVIERPAKSIRVTIHTARPGVVIGKKGEDVEKLRLAVSKIAGVPAQINIAEVRKPEMDSQLVADSIASQLERRVMFRRAMKRAVQNAMRLGAKGIKVQVSGRLGGADIARAEWYREGRVPLHTLRADIDYSIARADTTYGVIGIKVWIFKGEVIGNMPLQAEQPAAKPKRKPNRKTSK; encoded by the coding sequence ATGGGTCAAAAAGTCCATCCAAATGGTATTCGCTTAGGTATCACGAAACCTTTCGCGTCTACTTGGTTTGCAAGTAACAAAGATTTCGCAGCTAATTTACACGGTGACCATTTGGTTCGTGAATATTTAACTGAAAAGCTTAAGCGTGCTTCATTATCAAAAATTGTAATTGAACGTCCAGCTAAATCTATCCGCGTTACAATCCACACGGCTCGTCCGGGTGTTGTAATCGGTAAGAAAGGCGAAGATGTTGAGAAACTACGTTTAGCGGTTTCTAAAATTGCTGGTGTTCCTGCTCAAATCAACATTGCTGAAGTGCGTAAACCAGAAATGGATTCGCAGCTTGTTGCTGACAGTATTGCTAGTCAATTAGAACGCCGTGTAATGTTCCGTCGTGCGATGAAACGTGCTGTACAAAATGCTATGCGTCTAGGCGCAAAAGGTATTAAAGTACAAGTAAGTGGTCGTTTAGGCGGTGCAGATATTGCACGAGCTGAATGGTATCGTGAAGGTCGTGTTCCATTACACACTTTACGAGCTGACATTGATTACTCAATTGCGCGTGCTGATACCACTTACGGTGTTATCGGTATTAAAGTATGGATCTTTAAAGGCGAAGTAATTGGCAACATGCCATTACAAGCAGAGCAACCAGCTGCTAAGCCTAAAAGAAAACCTAACCGCAAGACCAGTAAGTAG
- a CDS encoding flagellar basal body-associated protein FliL produces the protein MKTSIILILVLLSSTFAKAADYAYFGFEPSIVTNYVAVKKKMGYVRLTVELMIEDASNYEIVEHHAPLLRDAIINIIGQQPESKVKSINGRHEIQRLCEDKVKELLEKETGKPLIKKLLFTQWLDN, from the coding sequence ATGAAAACATCAATTATATTAATACTAGTACTGCTAAGTTCGACTTTTGCTAAAGCGGCAGATTACGCTTACTTTGGCTTTGAACCCTCTATCGTTACTAACTACGTCGCCGTTAAGAAAAAAATGGGCTATGTTCGCTTAACAGTTGAACTGATGATCGAAGACGCGTCAAATTACGAGATTGTTGAACACCATGCTCCGCTGCTGCGAGATGCCATTATTAATATTATTGGTCAGCAACCTGAGTCAAAAGTAAAATCAATAAATGGTCGTCATGAAATTCAGCGTTTATGTGAAGATAAAGTAAAAGAATTACTAGAAAAAGAAACTGGCAAGCCTTTAATTAAAAAGCTTTTATTTACTCAATGGTTAGATAACTAA
- the rplB gene encoding 50S ribosomal protein L2, with protein sequence MAIVKCKPTSPGRRHVVKVVNTELHKGKPYAPLLDTKSKSGGRNNNGRITVRHIGGGHKQHYRIVDFKRNKDGIPAKVERLEYDPNRSANIALVLYADGERRYILAPKGLKAGDSIQSGVDAPIKAGNTLPLRNTPLGSVVHAIELKPGKGAQIARAAGTYAQLVAKDGAYVTLRLRSGEMRKIESDCRATLGEIGNAEHMLRSLGKAGASRWRGVRPTVRGVAMNPVDHPHGGGEGKTSGGRHPVSPWGVPTKGYKTRSNKRTDKFIVRRRTK encoded by the coding sequence ATGGCTATAGTTAAATGTAAACCTACTTCTCCGGGTCGTCGCCACGTTGTTAAAGTGGTCAACACGGAGTTGCATAAAGGTAAGCCTTACGCACCATTATTAGACACTAAGTCTAAGTCTGGTGGTCGTAACAATAATGGTCGCATTACTGTTCGTCACATTGGTGGTGGACATAAGCAGCATTACCGTATTGTCGACTTTAAGCGTAATAAAGATGGTATCCCTGCCAAAGTAGAACGTTTGGAATATGATCCAAACCGTAGTGCAAACATTGCACTAGTACTTTACGCAGATGGTGAACGTCGTTACATCTTAGCCCCTAAAGGCTTAAAAGCTGGAGATTCAATCCAGTCTGGTGTCGATGCTCCTATTAAAGCGGGTAACACTTTACCACTTCGCAACACGCCATTAGGTAGTGTTGTACACGCAATCGAACTTAAGCCAGGTAAAGGTGCTCAAATCGCACGTGCTGCTGGTACTTATGCTCAGTTAGTTGCGAAAGACGGTGCTTATGTCACTTTACGTCTTCGTTCTGGCGAAATGCGTAAAATTGAGTCAGATTGTCGTGCTACTTTAGGTGAAATCGGCAACGCTGAACACATGCTTCGCTCTTTGGGTAAAGCTGGTGCTTCACGCTGGCGTGGTGTTCGCCCAACTGTTCGTGGTGTTGCCATGAACCCAGTTGACCATCCACACGGTGGTGGTGAAGGTAAAACATCAGGCGGTCGTCACCCGGTATCACCTTGGGGTGTACCAACTAAAGGTTACAAGACTCGTTCTAACAAGCGTACCGATAAATTTATCGTACGTCGTCGTACTAAGTAA
- the tdh gene encoding L-threonine 3-dehydrogenase has protein sequence MKSLAKLKAEPGIWMTDSPKPEIGHNDLLIKIKKTAICGTDIHIYNWDEWSQKTIPVPMVVGHEYAGEVVGIGQEVKGFALGDRVSGEGHITCGHCRNCRGGRTHLCRNTVGVGVNRAGSFAEYLVIPAFNAFKLPDEISDDLAAIFDPFGNAVHTALSFDLVGEDVLITGAGPIGIMAAAVAKHVGARHVVVTDVNEYRLDLARKMGATRAVDVTKEKLADVMADLGMTEGFDVGMEMSGVPMAFTDMLANMNNGGKIAMLGIPGEDMAIDWSKIIFKGLTIKGIYGREMFETWYKMASLIQSGLDLTPIITHHFNIDDFQQGFDIMRSGQSGKVILNWEK, from the coding sequence ATGAAATCATTAGCAAAATTAAAAGCTGAACCAGGCATTTGGATGACAGATTCGCCTAAGCCAGAAATTGGCCATAACGATCTGTTAATTAAAATTAAGAAAACCGCTATTTGTGGTACCGACATTCACATTTACAACTGGGACGAATGGTCACAAAAAACCATTCCTGTGCCTATGGTTGTTGGTCATGAATACGCTGGTGAAGTGGTGGGTATTGGCCAAGAAGTGAAAGGCTTTGCGCTAGGCGATCGCGTGTCAGGTGAAGGCCATATTACCTGTGGTCATTGTCGTAACTGTCGAGGTGGTCGTACTCATTTATGTCGCAATACCGTGGGTGTTGGTGTCAATCGTGCGGGCTCTTTTGCTGAATACCTAGTGATCCCTGCTTTTAACGCGTTTAAATTACCGGATGAAATTTCAGATGATTTAGCGGCTATTTTTGACCCGTTTGGTAATGCTGTTCATACGGCTTTGTCGTTTGATTTAGTCGGTGAAGATGTGTTGATCACCGGTGCTGGCCCAATCGGCATTATGGCAGCGGCAGTGGCAAAACATGTCGGTGCTCGTCATGTTGTTGTTACCGACGTTAATGAATACCGTTTAGACTTAGCGCGTAAAATGGGCGCAACACGTGCGGTTGACGTAACGAAAGAAAAACTGGCCGATGTGATGGCTGATTTAGGTATGACCGAAGGTTTCGACGTTGGCATGGAAATGTCAGGCGTACCAATGGCATTTACTGATATGTTAGCCAATATGAACAATGGTGGTAAAATTGCCATGTTAGGTATTCCTGGTGAAGATATGGCGATTGACTGGAGCAAAATTATTTTTAAAGGTTTAACCATTAAAGGTATTTACGGTCGCGAAATGTTCGAAACTTGGTATAAAATGGCCAGTTTGATTCAATCTGGCCTAGATTTAACACCAATTATCACTCATCACTTTAATATTGATGATTTTCAGCAAGGTTTTGATATCATGCGTTCAGGACAATCGGGTAAAGTAATTTTAAACTGGGAAAAATAA